The Vicia villosa cultivar HV-30 ecotype Madison, WI unplaced genomic scaffold, Vvil1.0 ctg.000055F_1_1_2_unsc, whole genome shotgun sequence genome includes a region encoding these proteins:
- the LOC131623186 gene encoding uncharacterized protein LOC131623186, with amino-acid sequence MGLSQSTDDNKCIEKMEVVEGSGKGSCSAAKGSTKGVEVDDVQRLLLMVVKMADRHLEIELSHCKSAINFYISAKCIRELLVGFHWLDVSILQVWCTYILRLCIDNSSSEVYGFMDPAMCIHYDDVPSSATKVRNYIQDKLMKEDRVCHLLPLIHGDHWQLIVMCPRDNIVVVFCSLHHGIDKDTKKIVSTAFEVHQFANYGNRKKATWHRPNTRKQHNSNDCGYYVMKNMLDIVSANITGSWMQVFDDPTELIQEDSYDLRLRWAKCFFELYKG; translated from the exons ATGGGTTTATCGCAAAGCACAGATGATAATAAATGCATTGAAAAAATGGAAGTTGTCGAAGGAAGCGGAAAAGGAAGTTGTTCAGCTGCAAAAGGAAGCACAAAAGGTGTGGAAGTTGACGATGTTCAGAGATTGCTACTCATGGTTGTGAAAATGGCTGACAGACACTTGGAAATCGAATTAAGTCATTGTAAATCTgccattaatttttatatatcagCTAAGTGTATCAGAGAGCTTTTGGTGGGTTTTCATTGGCTTGACGTGTCTATTCTGCAAGTTTGGTGCAC gtaTATTCTTCGTTTATGTATTGATAATTCATCATCAGAAGTGTATGGATTTATGGACCCTGCTATGTGTATACATTATGATGATGTCCCGAGTTCTGCAACAAAGGTTAGAAATTACATACAAGATAAGTTAATGAAGGAAGACAGAGTTTGCCACCTCCTACCACTTATTCATGg AGATCATTGGCAATTAATAGTCATGTGTCCAAGAGACAATATTGTGGTTGTCTTTTGTTCACTTCATCATGGTATTGATAAAGACACGAAGAAAATTGTTTCGAC tgcTTTTGAGGTTCATCAATTTGCAAATTATGGCAATAGAAAAAAGGCTACATGGCATAGACCCAAT acaaggaaacaacataactctaatgattgtggatactatgtgatgaaaaatatgttggaCATTGTCTCTGCAAATATAACTGGATCTTGGATGCAG GTATTTGATGATCCTACAGAATTAATACAAGAAGATTCGTATGATTTGCGACTCCGTTGggcaaaatgtttctttgagttatataaaggATAA